A genomic window from Flavobacterium hankyongi includes:
- a CDS encoding BatD family protein, with protein sequence MMIKKYCFLLFLLVQSVVFAQSLETKIDTTKNKIGAQFTLTLKVKTKPSTLVTFPRGNNFGALEVIESYPIDTVKSDANYELIKKYGLTQFDSGKYVIPRLPVLFDKKPIFSDSIKVEVFNVKVDTLKQKMYDIKPIIAVEKPFGNWWKYLLVVILLCGLGYLGYYLWKKNRKPKQKEIVYNSPIEKATSLLQLLEKKELLEKGEVKEYYSELTDIARDYIEEAIEIPAKESTTSELIVALRAASNKKKMKLSRETLEGLEKVLKQADLVKFAKSKPLDFEIADDRKKIETTILTLDKAIPVIVDENSLKWQKEQQEFLKKQKRKSQLVNLAGITGFMLLFALTFVIITKGFDYVKGGFSGYSTKQLVNQDWIKSEYGNPSVVIETPEVLKRLDTKKAVPKDAMALIKDMQMFGFGSILDHFTIVVSTTQFKNKPQEGDESKQTGLDLGQALNGTIETMEAQGCQNMIVKQEEFSTEQGIKGIKGYGTMTANGEKMYYQILLFSQAGGLQQIMIAHKEGDENAQKISERMLNSVELKLAN encoded by the coding sequence ATGATGATTAAAAAATATTGTTTTTTATTATTCTTATTGGTTCAATCGGTTGTTTTTGCACAATCATTGGAGACTAAAATCGATACTACAAAAAATAAAATTGGAGCTCAATTTACGTTGACTTTAAAGGTAAAAACAAAACCAAGTACTTTGGTTACTTTCCCACGCGGAAATAACTTTGGAGCACTTGAAGTTATCGAATCTTATCCTATCGATACAGTAAAAAGTGATGCTAATTACGAGCTAATTAAAAAATACGGTCTAACACAATTTGACTCAGGTAAGTATGTTATACCAAGACTTCCCGTATTATTTGATAAAAAACCAATATTCTCAGACAGTATTAAGGTTGAGGTTTTCAACGTAAAAGTAGATACGCTTAAACAAAAAATGTATGACATCAAACCAATTATAGCTGTTGAAAAGCCTTTTGGTAATTGGTGGAAATACCTTTTGGTAGTTATACTTTTATGCGGATTAGGATATTTGGGATATTATCTTTGGAAGAAAAACAGAAAACCAAAACAAAAAGAAATTGTATACAATTCACCTATTGAAAAAGCAACAAGTTTATTACAACTTTTAGAGAAGAAGGAATTATTAGAAAAAGGAGAAGTAAAAGAATATTATTCGGAATTAACGGATATTGCTCGTGATTATATCGAAGAAGCTATTGAAATTCCAGCAAAAGAAAGTACTACTTCAGAACTTATAGTAGCGCTCCGCGCAGCATCTAACAAAAAGAAAATGAAACTTTCAAGAGAAACTCTCGAAGGTTTAGAAAAAGTATTAAAACAAGCCGATTTGGTAAAATTTGCCAAATCAAAACCACTAGATTTCGAAATTGCTGATGATAGAAAAAAGATAGAAACAACAATCTTAACACTTGATAAAGCTATTCCAGTAATTGTTGATGAAAATAGCTTAAAGTGGCAAAAGGAACAACAAGAATTTCTTAAGAAACAAAAAAGAAAGTCACAACTTGTTAATTTGGCTGGAATAACTGGATTTATGCTATTGTTTGCATTAACATTTGTTATTATTACTAAAGGTTTTGATTATGTAAAAGGAGGTTTTTCAGGATATTCTACTAAGCAATTAGTAAATCAAGATTGGATAAAATCTGAATATGGAAATCCTTCGGTTGTTATAGAAACACCTGAAGTTTTAAAACGTTTAGATACTAAAAAGGCTGTGCCAAAAGATGCAATGGCGCTAATAAAAGACATGCAAATGTTTGGCTTTGGTAGTATTTTAGACCACTTTACAATTGTGGTTTCAACAACTCAGTTTAAAAATAAGCCACAAGAAGGTGATGAAAGTAAACAAACAGGACTTGATTTAGGCCAAGCTTTAAATGGAACAATCGAAACCATGGAAGCACAGGGCTGTCAAAACATGATTGTAAAGCAAGAAGAATTTAGTACAGAACAAGGTATAAAAGGAATAAAAGGATACGGAACAATGACTGCCAACGGAGAAAAAATGTATTACCAAATACTTTTATTCAGTCAGGCAGGAGGGTTGCAACAAATTATGATTGCTCATAAAGAAGGTGATGAAAACGCACAGAAAATTAGTGAACGAATGTTAAACTCTGTTGAACTTAAATTAGCAAACTAA
- a CDS encoding BatD family protein: MKKLFFVISILFNIGLFAQTQFVASVSKNSLGINERLRVDFAMNEDGDNFSPPAFEGFRIVGGPNQSVSYSWVNGRKSFEKTYSYFLQPLKKGTFVIKQATIEINGQVYKTSPLKVTVGNAVAEERDPYEQYNPYNQQQRQAPAGPSGKDGVHLVAEISNSNPYLNEPITVVYKIYVSHRSGVGGWRELSSPKYTNFWSQNIDVKQLQVQEGTFNGEPYRYAVLRKTVLYPQKSGKLEIEPLSLDVEVEVPSGQVDFFGRPIMKMGSKKVAAGSKVINVKPLPEAGKPEDFSGAVGNFNFQVLPSKTELKAGESLDLKVVVSGKGNLKLFTLPKPVVPASLEMYDPAHKENVQTPLTGMTGSISDTYTIIPQSKGQYPIQPLTFTYFDLSTKSYKTITSQEITINVLDGVATSSAVAENTNKKQVTSNATFAFIKSKTQLVSQSKSDFLGSGMFYGFLVAPFLIIPAIILFRRKKEELDADVAGNRIKLSNKLAKKYLSEAQKQLANKEPFYIALERALHNFLKAKLHIETSEMSKDKITQLLLVKNAETDTVNQFISLVESCEFARYAPSTSTSIQNDYNLAVSIISDLEKQMA; the protein is encoded by the coding sequence ATGAAGAAGCTATTTTTTGTAATATCAATATTATTTAACATTGGTTTATTTGCACAAACCCAATTCGTGGCTAGTGTGAGTAAGAATTCTTTGGGAATAAACGAACGCTTACGCGTTGATTTTGCAATGAATGAAGATGGTGATAACTTTAGTCCACCAGCTTTTGAAGGTTTTCGAATTGTTGGAGGACCCAATCAATCGGTGAGTTATTCATGGGTTAATGGCCGAAAATCATTCGAAAAAACATATTCATATTTTCTTCAACCATTAAAAAAAGGAACGTTTGTTATTAAGCAAGCGACCATAGAAATTAATGGTCAAGTGTATAAAACATCTCCGCTTAAAGTAACTGTTGGAAATGCAGTAGCTGAAGAGAGAGATCCTTACGAGCAATATAATCCGTATAATCAACAACAACGTCAAGCACCAGCTGGGCCATCAGGAAAAGATGGCGTACATCTTGTTGCCGAAATTTCAAATTCAAACCCTTACCTAAACGAGCCTATCACGGTTGTTTATAAAATATATGTAAGCCATCGATCAGGAGTAGGAGGTTGGAGAGAATTATCAAGTCCAAAATACACTAATTTTTGGAGTCAAAATATAGACGTAAAACAACTACAAGTTCAAGAAGGCACCTTTAATGGAGAGCCTTATCGTTATGCTGTTTTGCGCAAAACGGTTTTATATCCACAAAAATCAGGAAAATTAGAAATAGAACCATTATCGTTAGATGTTGAGGTTGAAGTGCCATCTGGTCAAGTTGATTTTTTTGGTAGACCAATTATGAAAATGGGTAGCAAAAAAGTAGCTGCGGGTTCAAAAGTTATCAATGTAAAACCTCTTCCCGAAGCAGGAAAACCTGAAGATTTTAGCGGAGCAGTTGGTAATTTTAATTTTCAGGTTTTACCTTCTAAAACAGAGTTGAAGGCTGGAGAATCATTAGATTTAAAAGTAGTAGTGTCTGGTAAGGGTAATCTAAAATTATTTACATTGCCAAAACCTGTAGTACCAGCTTCTTTAGAAATGTACGATCCAGCGCATAAAGAAAATGTTCAAACGCCATTAACAGGAATGACGGGTAGTATTTCAGATACTTACACAATCATACCACAGTCAAAAGGACAATATCCAATTCAGCCATTAACATTTACTTATTTTGATTTGTCTACAAAGAGTTATAAAACCATTACATCTCAAGAAATTACGATTAATGTTTTAGATGGAGTGGCAACATCATCTGCAGTAGCCGAAAACACAAATAAAAAACAAGTAACATCAAATGCAACTTTTGCTTTTATAAAATCTAAAACGCAATTAGTTTCTCAAAGTAAATCAGACTTTTTAGGGTCAGGAATGTTTTACGGATTTTTAGTTGCACCGTTTTTAATTATTCCTGCAATTATTTTATTTAGAAGAAAGAAAGAAGAACTTGATGCTGATGTTGCTGGAAATCGAATCAAACTTTCAAATAAATTAGCTAAAAAATACCTTTCTGAAGCGCAAAAGCAACTGGCAAACAAAGAACCATTTTACATCGCATTAGAAAGAGCTTTGCATAACTTCTTGAAGGCAAAACTGCACATCGAAACATCAGAAATGAGTAAAGATAAAATTACTCAGTTGTTATTGGTTAAAAATGCTGAAACAGATACAGTAAACCAATTCATTTCTTTAGTTGAAAGTTGTGAGTTTGCACGTTATGCGCCTTCAACAAGCACAAGTATTCAAAACGATTACAATCTGGCAGTAAGTATTATTTCCGATTTAGAAAAGCAAATGGCATAA
- a CDS encoding AAA family ATPase translates to MEENTTTLDIRAINEKIERESAFIDLLTMEMNKVIVGQKHMIERLLIGLLGQGHILLEGVPGLAKTLAINTLSHAVHGSFSRIQFTPDLLPADVVGTMIYNIKQNEFTIKKGPIFANFVLADEINRAPAKVQSALLEAMQEKQVTIGDTTFKLEKPFLVLATQNPVEQEGTYPLPEAQVDRFMLKTVIDYPKMEDERLVIRQNLNGGFEKVNPVVSIDQILRAQQAVREVYMDEKIEKYILDIIFATRYPEKYKLDSLKPLISFGASPRGSINLANAAKCYAFIKRRGYVIPEDVRAVVHDVLRHRIGITYEAEAENITSVEIINKIVNEIEVP, encoded by the coding sequence ATGGAAGAAAATACAACGACTTTAGATATTAGAGCCATTAATGAAAAGATTGAACGCGAAAGTGCTTTTATTGATCTTCTTACTATGGAGATGAATAAAGTAATTGTGGGTCAAAAACATATGATTGAACGTTTGCTTATTGGGCTTTTGGGTCAGGGTCATATTTTACTTGAAGGAGTTCCAGGATTAGCAAAAACTTTAGCTATCAATACATTGTCACATGCGGTTCATGGTAGTTTTAGTCGTATTCAGTTCACACCAGATTTATTACCTGCTGATGTCGTGGGTACGATGATTTATAATATTAAGCAAAACGAATTCACTATAAAAAAAGGACCAATCTTTGCAAATTTCGTTCTTGCAGATGAGATTAACCGTGCTCCCGCAAAGGTACAATCTGCACTTTTAGAGGCGATGCAAGAAAAACAAGTAACAATTGGTGATACTACCTTTAAGTTAGAAAAACCTTTCTTAGTATTAGCAACACAAAATCCTGTAGAACAAGAAGGAACATATCCATTGCCAGAAGCTCAGGTAGACCGTTTTATGCTTAAAACTGTTATCGATTATCCTAAAATGGAAGACGAACGTTTGGTAATTCGTCAAAATTTAAATGGAGGTTTCGAAAAAGTAAATCCAGTAGTTTCAATCGATCAAATTTTACGTGCTCAGCAAGCTGTCCGCGAAGTATACATGGATGAAAAAATTGAGAAATATATTTTAGACATAATTTTTGCTACTCGTTATCCAGAAAAATATAAGTTGGATTCATTAAAGCCTTTAATTAGTTTTGGGGCATCACCACGTGGAAGCATTAACTTGGCAAATGCTGCAAAATGTTATGCTTTTATAAAGCGTCGCGGGTATGTAATTCCTGAAGATGTACGTGCTGTTGTACATGATGTATTACGTCACCGTATTGGAATTACTTACGAAGCAGAAGCTGAAAATATTACTTCTGTTGAAATCATTAATAAGATTGTAAACGAAATTGAAGTGCCTTAA
- a CDS encoding vWA domain-containing protein produces MYELDESKYLYLFILLPLLVLIFLWVQIWKRKKQREFGDEELLKVLSPEKSRFKPSLKFGIVLLGFAMLILGLVNPKIGTKVEKVKREGIDIVFAIDVSKSMLAEDVAPNRLEKSKQLVSQIINNLGSDRIGIIAYSGSAFPVLPITTDYNIAKMFLQSMNPGMISSQGSNLDEAIELTEKYFEGSGNTSKLLIMVTDGEDHSEAAESAAEQAKKKGIKIITIGVGTTSGGPIPIKNNGVTESYHIDKSTGEKVITKLRPEALQAIAKAAKGGYINGNNTKEVLDFMRKSLNNIQKTEFEATEMANFQSQFQWFLGFGFFLLLLDVFLLERKTKWVQKLDLFNEKKER; encoded by the coding sequence ATGTACGAGTTAGACGAATCAAAATATTTGTATTTATTCATTTTACTACCACTATTGGTGTTGATTTTTCTTTGGGTCCAAATCTGGAAAAGAAAAAAGCAACGCGAATTTGGGGATGAAGAATTACTGAAAGTTTTAAGTCCAGAAAAATCAAGATTTAAGCCGTCGCTAAAATTTGGAATTGTTCTATTAGGTTTCGCGATGCTTATTTTAGGTTTGGTTAATCCAAAAATTGGAACCAAAGTCGAAAAAGTAAAACGAGAAGGAATTGATATTGTTTTTGCTATTGACGTTTCAAAAAGTATGTTGGCAGAAGATGTTGCTCCTAACAGATTAGAAAAAAGTAAGCAGTTAGTATCACAAATCATTAATAATCTAGGAAGTGATCGCATTGGAATTATTGCGTATTCAGGAAGTGCTTTCCCTGTGTTGCCAATAACTACTGATTATAATATTGCTAAGATGTTTTTACAGTCTATGAATCCGGGCATGATTTCTTCTCAAGGAAGTAATTTGGATGAAGCAATTGAATTAACAGAAAAGTATTTTGAAGGAAGCGGAAACACAAGTAAGCTTTTAATAATGGTGACTGATGGTGAAGATCACTCAGAAGCAGCAGAGTCAGCTGCTGAACAAGCAAAAAAGAAAGGAATAAAAATTATTACAATTGGTGTTGGAACAACTTCGGGAGGACCAATTCCTATTAAAAATAATGGAGTTACTGAAAGTTATCATATAGATAAATCGACAGGAGAAAAGGTAATCACAAAATTACGACCAGAAGCTTTACAAGCCATTGCAAAAGCAGCAAAAGGAGGTTACATAAACGGGAACAACACAAAAGAAGTGTTGGATTTTATGCGTAAATCACTAAATAACATTCAAAAAACAGAGTTTGAAGCGACAGAAATGGCAAACTTTCAATCTCAATTTCAATGGTTTTTAGGATTTGGGTTTTTCTTATTGCTTTTAGATGTTTTTCTACTGGAAAGAAAAACAAAATGGGTACAAAAATTAGACTTGTTTAATGAGAAGAAGGAAAGATAG
- a CDS encoding CvpA family protein, translated as MSFLDIILIVAIAIGFFKGYKNGLFVELASLIAFFIGVFIAVKFSYITQGMLENHVSWSPKTITVASFLITLFAFVIGIHLLAKIISSIADFAFLGILNSLLGGTFGAIKTALFFGILLNLFQKVDIGFVSVDENLQEKTLLVGPCMKTAEFLLPVLSEWFDDVKKEVKEFDKAEDGEFDKDTVQ; from the coding sequence ATGAGTTTTTTAGATATTATATTGATTGTTGCCATTGCAATTGGTTTTTTTAAAGGATATAAAAATGGGCTTTTTGTAGAGTTGGCTTCTTTAATTGCCTTTTTTATAGGAGTATTTATTGCAGTTAAATTTTCATATATAACTCAAGGTATGCTAGAAAACCATGTTTCATGGTCCCCAAAAACTATTACAGTTGCTTCATTTCTAATTACTCTTTTTGCTTTTGTTATTGGAATTCATTTATTGGCAAAAATAATCTCTTCAATAGCTGATTTCGCATTTTTAGGCATCTTAAACTCTTTACTTGGTGGAACTTTTGGCGCAATTAAAACCGCTCTCTTTTTTGGAATACTTTTAAATTTATTTCAAAAGGTAGATATCGGCTTTGTTAGCGTTGATGAAAACCTTCAGGAGAAAACATTACTTGTTGGACCTTGTATGAAAACTGCTGAGTTTTTATTACCCGTTTTAAGTGAATGGTTTGACGATGTAAAAAAAGAAGTAAAAGAGTTTGATAAAGCGGAAGACGGAGAATTTGATAAAGATACAGTTCAGTAA
- a CDS encoding vWA domain-containing protein, whose translation MTNVTFLNPEFFWLFLLLPLIIVWYFFKRKEEKPTLKISSLQGFKGTTSILPKLKPMLFVLRLIALSSLIIALARPRSVDVSNKNNSTNGIDIVIASDVSGSMLAKDLKPNRMEALKRVAADFVEERVNDRIGIVVYAAEAYTKTPVTSDKAVVLQAINDIKYDNVLQDGTGIGMGLATAVNRLKESKAKSKVVILMTDGVNNAGFLEPIMASEIAADLGIKVYTIGIGTNGNALFPYAYAPNGGFLFKMMPVQIDEKLMKQIAQKTGGKYFRAQDNTGLENIYKEINKLETTKVEELKYVNYDEKFRPFVWLAGLLLLIEIVLRNTIFRSFI comes from the coding sequence ATGACCAATGTAACTTTTCTAAATCCAGAGTTTTTTTGGTTGTTTTTGCTACTGCCATTAATAATTGTTTGGTATTTCTTTAAAAGAAAAGAAGAAAAACCAACTTTAAAAATAAGTTCATTACAAGGTTTTAAAGGAACTACATCAATACTTCCTAAATTAAAACCTATGTTGTTTGTTTTACGATTGATTGCATTAAGTTCTTTGATAATTGCCTTGGCAAGACCACGAAGTGTTGATGTGAGCAATAAAAACAACAGTACAAACGGTATTGATATTGTAATTGCTTCTGACGTTTCCGGAAGTATGTTGGCAAAAGATTTAAAGCCAAATAGAATGGAGGCTTTAAAACGTGTAGCTGCTGACTTTGTTGAAGAAAGAGTAAACGACCGAATTGGTATTGTGGTTTATGCGGCAGAAGCTTACACGAAAACACCAGTAACAAGTGACAAAGCGGTTGTGTTGCAAGCTATAAACGATATAAAATACGATAATGTTTTACAAGATGGTACTGGAATAGGTATGGGATTAGCAACAGCGGTTAATCGATTAAAAGAAAGTAAAGCAAAAAGTAAAGTGGTTATTTTAATGACCGATGGAGTGAATAATGCAGGATTTTTAGAACCCATAATGGCCTCTGAAATTGCTGCCGATTTAGGAATAAAAGTATACACTATCGGAATCGGAACAAACGGGAATGCACTTTTTCCTTATGCTTATGCTCCTAATGGTGGATTTTTATTTAAAATGATGCCAGTGCAAATTGATGAAAAGTTGATGAAACAAATTGCACAAAAAACAGGAGGGAAGTATTTTAGGGCTCAAGATAATACAGGTTTAGAAAATATTTATAAAGAGATAAATAAGTTAGAAACAACTAAAGTCGAAGAGTTAAAGTATGTTAATTATGACGAAAAATTCAGACCATTTGTGTGGTTGGCAGGCTTGTTGTTGTTAATTGAAATAGTATTAAGAAATACAATTTTTAGAAGTTTTATATAA
- the pheS gene encoding phenylalanine--tRNA ligase subunit alpha: MTDKIKEYIEEAKAFTTQNKEKLEEFRIKFLGSKGLVKDIFAEFKNVPNDQKKEFGQVINLLKTIAEEKVKAIQDELESKEEVKGIYGDLSRPAEPFKIGSRHPISLVKNQVIDIFSNIGFNVSEGPEIEDDWHNFTALNLPEYHPARDMQDTFFIQTNPDILLRTHTSSVQVRYMENNKPPIRTISPGRVFRNEAVSSRSHCIFHQVEGLYIDKDVSFADLKQTLLYFTKEMFGKSKIRLRPSYFPFTEPSAEVDIYWGLKTETDYRITKGTGWLEIMGCGMVDPNVLKNCDINPDEYNGFAFGMGIERMAMLLYQISDIRMFYENDVRFLEQFKSSI; the protein is encoded by the coding sequence ATGACTGATAAGATTAAAGAATATATTGAAGAAGCGAAAGCTTTTACAACTCAGAATAAAGAAAAACTAGAAGAATTCCGAATTAAGTTCCTAGGAAGTAAAGGTTTGGTGAAGGATATTTTTGCCGAATTTAAAAACGTCCCTAATGATCAGAAAAAGGAATTTGGACAAGTAATCAATTTGCTTAAAACCATCGCTGAAGAGAAAGTAAAGGCAATTCAGGATGAATTAGAAAGCAAAGAAGAAGTAAAAGGAATTTACGGCGATTTATCGCGTCCAGCTGAACCGTTCAAAATTGGTTCTCGTCATCCTATTTCTTTGGTTAAAAATCAAGTGATTGATATTTTCTCAAACATTGGGTTCAATGTTTCTGAAGGACCAGAAATTGAAGACGATTGGCATAACTTCACAGCATTAAATTTGCCAGAATATCATCCAGCTAGAGATATGCAGGATACGTTCTTTATTCAGACAAATCCTGATATTTTATTACGTACACATACATCATCGGTACAGGTGCGTTATATGGAGAATAATAAACCGCCAATTCGTACGATTTCTCCAGGAAGAGTATTTCGTAATGAAGCGGTTTCATCACGTTCACACTGTATTTTCCACCAAGTAGAAGGATTGTACATAGATAAAGATGTTTCTTTTGCTGATTTGAAGCAAACACTTTTATATTTCACTAAAGAAATGTTCGGAAAATCTAAAATTAGATTACGTCCGTCATATTTCCCGTTCACAGAACCAAGTGCTGAAGTAGATATTTATTGGGGATTAAAAACAGAAACTGATTATCGTATTACTAAGGGTACAGGTTGGTTGGAAATTATGGGTTGCGGTATGGTGGATCCTAATGTTTTGAAAAACTGTGACATTAACCCAGACGAGTACAACGGTTTTGCGTTTGGAATGGGTATCGAGCGTATGGCAATGCTTTTATATCAAATAAGTGATATCCGTATGTTCTATGAAAATGATGTACGTTTCTTAGAGCAATTTAAATCAAGTATTTAA
- a CDS encoding tetratricopeptide repeat protein produces MKEIKNIVYLFLFITQTFWAQSAFEKGNALYQKGNYQEAIASYEGIVKSGQESAEVYFNLGNCYYKLNKVAPSIYNFEKASLLSPNDSEIQNNLSFAKKMAIDEITEAPKVGFSKIIADFTSSFHYDTWAWISILCSVLFLIGFVSYYFSSSTGLKRIFFSGMILFLLFLVISIFSGFYEKNRISNDRPAIVFADVISVKSEPNPLSQDAFKLHAGTKVMVLEELGSYKKIQLADLKEGWIEKSAIKEIK; encoded by the coding sequence ATGAAAGAGATTAAAAATATAGTTTACCTATTCTTATTTATTACTCAAACGTTTTGGGCACAGTCGGCTTTTGAGAAAGGAAATGCCTTATATCAAAAAGGGAATTATCAAGAGGCAATTGCTTCTTATGAAGGGATCGTAAAATCAGGACAAGAATCTGCGGAGGTTTATTTTAACTTAGGAAATTGTTATTACAAACTCAATAAAGTTGCTCCCTCAATTTATAATTTTGAGAAGGCATCATTGTTAAGTCCCAACGACTCTGAAATACAGAATAATTTATCTTTTGCTAAAAAAATGGCAATTGATGAAATTACCGAAGCGCCAAAAGTTGGATTTTCTAAAATTATAGCAGATTTCACATCAAGCTTTCATTATGATACTTGGGCTTGGATTTCAATATTGTGTTCAGTTTTATTTCTGATAGGTTTTGTATCGTATTACTTTTCTAGTTCAACTGGTTTAAAACGTATTTTCTTTTCAGGAATGATTTTGTTTTTACTCTTTTTAGTAATAAGTATTTTTTCTGGATTTTATGAAAAGAACAGGATAAGTAATGATCGTCCAGCTATTGTTTTTGCGGATGTAATTTCAGTGAAAAGCGAACCTAATCCATTATCTCAAGATGCTTTCAAGCTACATGCGGGAACTAAAGTAATGGTTCTTGAAGAATTAGGGAGTTACAAAAAGATTCAGCTTGCTGATTTAAAAGAAGGCTGGATAGAGAAAAGCGCTATTAAAGAGATTAAGTAA
- a CDS encoding tetratricopeptide repeat protein has product MRRRKDSMESIFKIVFILLSVSTFAQQKKDFALPDGNEEFAKKQYADAEVNYRLSKGINAKRATASYNLGNAIYKQNQPSEAKFAYAKAIETAKGKQQKHNAFHNIGNVFMKEKAYDKAVEAYKNALRNNPNDDQTRYNYALAKKMLKDNPPKDDKKDDKKDKNQDQKKDQNKDKKEDKKDQPKDQDKKDNKDKPEQKDQNQDNPEPKQGNVPKDRLQNLLDAVNNEEKKIQDKVNARKVKGKPVENQKDW; this is encoded by the coding sequence ATGAGAAGAAGGAAAGATAGCATGGAAAGCATTTTTAAAATAGTATTTATATTGCTTTCTGTTAGTACATTTGCCCAACAGAAAAAAGATTTTGCATTGCCTGATGGGAACGAGGAATTTGCTAAAAAGCAATATGCAGATGCTGAGGTAAATTACAGACTTTCAAAAGGGATTAATGCAAAAAGAGCTACAGCATCATATAATTTAGGAAATGCAATTTATAAGCAAAATCAGCCAAGTGAGGCAAAATTTGCTTATGCGAAAGCAATAGAAACTGCCAAAGGGAAGCAACAAAAACATAATGCTTTTCATAATATTGGCAACGTTTTCATGAAAGAAAAAGCATATGACAAGGCTGTTGAAGCCTATAAAAATGCATTGCGAAACAATCCTAATGATGATCAAACTAGGTATAATTATGCTTTGGCAAAAAAAATGCTGAAGGATAATCCGCCGAAGGATGATAAAAAAGACGACAAAAAAGATAAAAATCAGGATCAGAAAAAAGATCAAAACAAGGATAAGAAAGAAGATAAAAAAGATCAGCCAAAAGATCAGGACAAAAAAGATAATAAAGACAAACCTGAGCAAAAAGATCAAAATCAAGATAATCCAGAGCCTAAGCAAGGTAATGTTCCAAAAGATCGTTTACAAAACTTGCTGGACGCTGTAAATAATGAAGAAAAGAAAATTCAAGATAAAGTAAACGCAAGAAAAGTAAAAGGTAAACCGGTTGAAAATCAGAAAGACTGGTAA
- a CDS encoding DUF58 domain-containing protein, protein MDTKELLKKVRKIEIKTRRLSDHIFSGEYHTSFKGRGMTFSEVRQYQFGDDVRAIDWNVTARYNEPYVKVFEEERELTMMLMVDISGSESFGTKNQLKSEIVTEIAATLAFSATQNNDKIGLILFSDQIELYIPPKKGKSHVLRIIRELIEFSPKSNKTNISQALQFLSATQKKKAIVFMISDFIADDDYEKTLKIASKKHDITGVRVHDIREEKMINVGLVAMQDAESGATQWINTGSKSVRLQYEKYYNDKVTYFKEIFSKCGSGTVNTRVDESYVMKLLGYFKSR, encoded by the coding sequence ATGGATACCAAGGAATTACTTAAAAAAGTTCGAAAAATTGAGATAAAAACCCGAAGATTGAGTGATCATATCTTTTCGGGAGAGTATCATACGTCTTTTAAAGGACGAGGGATGACTTTTTCAGAAGTTCGTCAGTATCAGTTTGGGGACGATGTGCGTGCTATCGACTGGAATGTTACAGCACGTTATAACGAACCTTATGTAAAAGTTTTTGAGGAAGAAAGAGAGCTTACCATGATGCTTATGGTAGACATTTCTGGTTCGGAAAGCTTTGGTACCAAAAACCAATTAAAAAGTGAGATCGTTACTGAAATTGCAGCAACATTAGCATTCTCTGCAACTCAAAATAATGATAAAATAGGGCTGATTCTATTCTCAGATCAAATAGAACTATATATTCCTCCTAAAAAAGGAAAATCTCATGTGTTGCGAATTATTCGCGAATTAATCGAGTTTTCACCAAAAAGTAATAAAACCAATATTTCACAAGCATTACAGTTCTTATCGGCAACTCAGAAAAAGAAAGCTATCGTGTTTATGATTTCCGATTTTATTGCTGATGATGATTATGAGAAAACTTTGAAAATTGCTAGTAAAAAACACGACATCACAGGTGTTCGAGTGCATGATATTCGTGAAGAGAAGATGATCAATGTAGGACTGGTTGCTATGCAAGATGCTGAGTCAGGTGCAACACAATGGATAAATACAGGTTCAAAAAGTGTTCGTTTACAATATGAGAAGTATTACAATGACAAGGTTACCTATTTTAAAGAAATCTTTTCAAAATGTGGCTCTGGTACCGTAAATACTAGAGTGGATGAAAGCTATGTAATGAAACTTTTAGGATATTTTAAATCGAGATAG